AACTCTAAAACTATTCGTAAGAATTAGTTATATCCACCTAGAAGTTTGGTCATTATGAGTGTATCGGGCAAGACTAGACCAAACTATCATCCTAACTCACTTTTACTACAAGACACCCACGTCTTGCCCGTATTTATTTTATCAAGATAACTTCGTCATAACTCCTTAATCAAAGCTAAATCTTTCTTCTTCCCAAGGATCTCCTTGCATATGATATCCATTCCGTTCCCAGAAACCAGGATGATTTTTCTCAGTAAATTGAATTCCTCTTACCCACTTAGCACTTTTCCAAAAGTAAAGATGAGGAATAACTGCACGCAATGGAAATCCATGCTCAGGTGTTAAAGGTTCATCATTATAGGCATAGGCAAGTAAGCTTGTTTCTTTCATAAAATCCGCTAAAGGAAGATTTGTTGTCCAGCCTTCTTCAGCATGTATAATCACAAAGTTGGCCTTTGGCTTAAACTTAATGTCCTTCAAAAGGTCCCGAGTTTTTATACCTTGCCAGCTAACATCAAGTTTAGACCAGCCTGTTACACAGTGAATATCGTTAGTTAAGTTTGATTGAGGAAAATGCGTTTTAAGATCGTGTAGTGTATATAACTTTGGGTTTTCTACAAGACCGTAAATTTGCAAATTCCACTTCTCTATATCCTCATAGTACGGTACATTACCTGTATGTAAAACAGGAAAGGTTGTTGTTACGTTTTGATTTGGTGGTACACGGTCCGATGAAGATGTTTTTCTTTTTTTACCAAAGTACATTTATTTGAATCCCTCTCTTCCAACTCTTTATGTTAACCTATATAACAAACTGGTTGACAATGTTTCATTGGTCTATTATTCTTTTTTTAAGGATTATATCAAAAAGGGGGATAAACAATGAAAAAGAAATTAACTACATATGATCTTGCATTAGTTGGAATGTTTGCTGCTTTAATGGCGATAGGAGCAAACATAACATCTTGGGCACCGTTTCTTGAAGTAGCTGGTGTGCCTTTATCTATGCAGCCGTTCTTTTGTATTTTAGCAGGTTTATTATTAGGGAGCAGACTTGGTGCTTTATCAATGATCGTATATGCCTTAGTAGGAATGGCAGGAGCACCTGTTTTTGCACAATTTAGCGGTGGAATTGGTGTTATATTCGGAAGTACTGGTGGATTTATTATGTCTTATATTGTAGCAGCTTATGCAGCCGGTAAAGTGATTGAATTCAGTAAAGAAAAGAAGCTTCCTACATTTATGACAGCCTCTTTTGTCGGTATCTCACTTATTTATCTTGTCGGCACAACCTATATGTGGCTTGCATTAAATGTTTGGATTAATGCTCCTATGTCATATGGAGCTGCTTGGGCTATTATGGCTTGGTTTATTGTAAAAGATGTAGCTTTTACCGTTTTAGGTGCATTTATTGCTCCACGGATTTACTTTGCAGTATCAAAAGCAACATCAAAAAGAATAGCAGCTTGAATGAATACACCAAGGCATTTTATAAAGCCTTGGTGTTTTTTAAAATGTTTTTGTTAACCTTATTCTATTGAACCTTTATTTTCCTCAAGATAAAGCTGTTCTTGCTCAGCCGTCATCACGCCTGTTGCCTCTCCGATTGTACCTCCTTGAATTCTCCAAATTTTATTATGATCTTTGTCAGCTTCTGAGAAATCATCAACCGACCACCTATGTAAAATATCTAAAAATACTTCTTCATTTTCATATTGCCCAGTTTCAACAACTGCAATAAGATAGTTTATCCGTTCAGTTGTCATTTCATAATGAAGCCACTTTTCCTCGGCAATTACTTTTTGATGAGACATTCCATGCAGATAATTAAGTATATCTTCCTCTGTTAACTCAGTAGTATCTTTACCTCCGAATGGGTTTTCATCTAGATTAACTTCCTCTGAAGCCTTATCAACCTTCTCCTTTGATGTTTGTTCTTCGATATCAGCTTGGGCAGTAGATACAGCTTTTGAATTTACCATATCTAGCATAATGACACTAAAACACCCTAAACATATTGCACCTACTATCACACTAGCAACAAGTATTTTGTTTTCCTTCATCCATGACATGGAAGTAACCTCCTAAAAAAGGATAGTTCTATGATACAATGGATAATTTAATAGAGACAAGAGAAGACTTTGTCGAAAGAAATCACATCTAAACTTTTTTACTAATTTGTTAGTATGAATGTATAATAAATACTAGTTTTGGTTATAAAGTTAGTAGAGTAAACAAAGAGGGTGTGAAAAAATGAAGGCTTTAGTAATCAAAAGATATTTTTTAGATATAAATGAAAGAGAACAACTGGAAAGAGAGTTCACCAAACAAAATCCCGATTTAATTGAAAATATACTAGAATGGGATGATGAGGAGTTACTGGAGAAATTAAATATAGACAGAAAAAACTTGGTTTAGTAGACCAAGTTTTTTTCTGTTTAACCACTTATAACAAAACAGCTGCAATCCAGCCAAAGATAATTAACGGGATATTATAGTGCACAAAGGTTGGAACACATGTATCCCAAATATGATGATGATTTCCGTCAGCTGCTAGTCCAGATGTTGGACCTAATGTACTATCAGAAGCAGGAGATCCTGCATCTCCTAGTGCCGCAGCTGTTCCAACAATCGCAATTGTTGCCATTGGACTAAAGCCTAACTCCAAGCATAATGGAACGAATATCGTTGTAATGATTGGAATTGTTGAAAATGAAGATCCTATCCCCATCGTAATGAGCAAGCCCACAATCAGCATTAGGATGGCCCCAATTGTTTGATTTCCCCCAATTAAATTTGCTGCGTCTTCTACTAACTTTTCAACATGACCAGTTTCTTTAAGAACACTAGCAAATCCTGAAGCTGTAATCATCACAAAACCAATAAAAGCCATCATCTTCATACCTGAAGTCACAATCGAATCTGCTTCGTTTCGTTTTAAGACACCACCAAGAAATAAAACACTTAAACCTGCTAACGCACCGAAGATCATTCCTTCTACTCCGAGTTTCTGAGAAAGATAGAGTTGTACAGAAAGCGAAACTAGAATCGACACAATTGCTACAGTAATACTTTTCTTTGTATAAGTTTGACCTGATTGCTGCCCAGCCATTTCACGAGTTTCATATTGTCTTTTCTTACGATATGTAAAGAAAACAGCTATTAACAAGCCACATACCATCCCTATTGCAGGTATTGCCATAGCAGAGGGAATATCTGCTAACGAAACCGTTAAGCCGCTTTCCCGCATATTCGTTTGCATAATTTCATGGAAAATCGCCCCAAACCCTACAGGCAAGAACATATATGGAGTAATTAATCCAAACGTAAGAACAGTCGCAATTAATCGACGATCAACTTGAAGCTCATTCAATACTTTTAATAGAGGTGGAATAAGCACTGGAATAAAAGCAATGTGAACGGGAATGACATTTTGTGAGAAAATAGCCATGATTAAGATCATAAAAACAATTAGTGCCTTTGATAAAGCTTTTCTTCTTGTATCACCGTCACGACCTACTACTTTTATAACTGAAGATACCATTGCATCTGGAAGTCCTGAAGATGTTAGGGCAACTGCAAATGCTCCTAACAATGCATAACTTAGCGCAACTGTTGCATTGCCTCCCAAGCCTGCTGTAAAGGTATCTACTGTTGTGGCTAAATCAAGACCACCTGTTAGTCCTCCTATTAATGCGCCTATCACAAGTGCAAAAACAACATTTGTTCTTAATAAGCTTAAAATAAGCATAGCAAAAACAGCAATAATAACTGCATTCAAATATAAAACCCCCAAAAATCCTTTAGTTTACTAATATGGTAGAGAATTAAACAACGAAAATTAATTTACCATACTTTTTTCGAGCCTGTCAATTGCGAAAGGAGAATTTTTTTGACGATTTTGATCATTTATTTGCTAATTTCAAAGTTTTATTTGGCGATTCCGGCTTGGACCCCTTATTTTGGACACAAACTTTAGAATACTTTTGTTTTTGTCGTTTTTCATTTTCTTCTTCACCTTTGGCATTTTAGATGATGTCACTTCAGCGTCAAGCCAAGATCGCTTGACCCTTTCGCTCCATCATCTACGTGTGTGTTAGGTGAAGAAGGAGTTACTCTGCCATCGCTATAAGCTGATTGCCATTTCTTCAATAAACCCAGTCTCCATATACTGTTTGTTAAATTGAAGAGGAGACATATAGTTTAGGCTACCATGGTATCGACGTTTGTTATAAAACTCTATATACTCATCTACTCTAAGATACGCTTCATCAAAACTGTCAAAAATATATCTCTGGTAACATTCACGTTCAATGATACTATGAAAGGACTCAATAAATGCATTTAGATTGGGTGATTTCGGTGGTATCCTTTCATGGAACACCTTATGGTGTTCACAGAACTCTCCGAAATCATAACTAGTAAATTGGGGCCCATTATCAGTCCGAATTATAAGGCTAAACTTCTCTTCTTCTTGTGGTAAATGCACCTGTCTCTTCAGGAGTGCTTCTTGAAGCATATTTGTTATATCTTTGGCTTTACACACTGGTCCACGGTAATATCCTACGATACAACGGTCAAACACATCAATTGCACAAGCTAAGAAGAAAAATCGACCACTACCGTTTATAGAGCCATATTTTATATCTAACTGCCATAATTGATTTGGTCCATTAATATAATGCTGTTTTGCTAGGCGTCTTGGGAAAGATGAAGCCTTCCTTCTTGGTAATAAAATACCTAGTTCACCACACATACGATATACCTTCTTATGGTTAATGTTAAGGTTGAATGTGTCTCTCAAATATTCGGTGAGCTTATGGTATCCGTAGACACCTTCTTCACCTTCAACAGCTTCCATTAATATTTCTTCAATCTTTTCATCAGGAACCATTACTCCTGTATGAGTCTTTGAATAGCCTGGATAAGGTCGTCCTTTTTTCACTACAGTCTTTTCTTTTTGTTTATTTATATGGTAATAGTACAAGGATCTTGGCACCTCCACTGCTTTTGTCAAAAGTTTTATTGGAAATCCTTCATGAGCCCATAACCTGATCTCCTGAATTTTCTCTTCTAACGAGAATCGCTTTTTTTTAGCAAGTTTCTTAGCATTGCGACTTCCAATTCTTTTTCTCCAAGCAGCTTCATTGCCTGTTGATATTTCTCTTTTAATTCATCTTTTGAAGGATTTTCCGATAATACAGTAGTCCCTTCTTTTTCCATAATCTCTTGAACATCATCTTCGTATTCTTTCATCCATTTTCTAAGTGTCTCACGGGTAATTCCTGCTTTTCTTGCAGTAGATGTTAAATTACCTGTTTCAAGTGCGATTCGTACATACTTCTTTTTTACATCCTCAATTACATCTATCTTCTTTTTAGGCATGTCTTTAGCCTCCGTCATTTAGATACTCTTAGCTTAGTCATAGTTTACTTTTTTTAATATTTCGTGTCTAAATGATTAAGGGGTCTAAAAAGATTCTTAGCATTTATTTGCCGCTTTGCTCTATATATTTGATTTTCGACAAAATCACGAAAAAAGGACCAACATTCACGCATGTCGGTCCTTTTTCTTTATTTCACTTCAAAATTCTCTACTAAAGTAGCTAATGTTCTTGCCATTACGCCAGTTGCACCTGTTGGTCCAAGTTCAGATTTTTGGGAAGTTGTAGCTGTGCCTGCTATATCTAGGTGTACCCATGGAGTGCCTTCAGCGAATTCTCCAATAAACGTTCCTGCCATAATGGCATGTCCTTCACGACCAGGTGAATTGTTTAAGTCGGCCATCTTGCTATTTCGAACACGTTTTTTATCGCCTTCAAATATCGGTAAACGCCAGACTGGTTCATCACATTCGTGTGATGCTTGAAGAACTTGTTCAAAAAACTCCTCATTATTAGTCATAGCACCAGTTGTTTCTGTTCCTAACGCAATAATTACACCACCAGTTAATGTAGCAACATCAACTAAATAATTAGCTCCATGAAATTTTGCATAAGTAATTCCATCAGCAAGCGCCAAACGACCTTCTGCATCAGTATTCAAAACCTCAATCGTTTTTCCACTTAATGAAACAATCACATCATCAGGTTTAAATGCACCACCACTAATCATATTATCTGTAGATGGGATTACAGCTACAACATTTTGTTCCGGCTTCATTTCACCGATGATCTGCATAGCTCCAAGTACAGATGCTGCTCCCCCCATGTCCGTTTTCATCCCGACAATTCCATCCTTTGGCTTAATGGAGTAGCCACCTGTATCATAGGTGATTCCTTTTCCAACAAGACCAATTACATCTGTCCACTCTTCTTTTCCCTGATATTTTAAGACAATCATTTTAGGTGGCTCTTCTGAACCTTTATTAACTGCTAGGAGAGCTCCCATCCCAAGTCGTTCCATATCCTCTTTTTCCAAAACTTCGTATTCAAATTGATATCTTTTTGCTAATTCAATTGAATAAGAAGCAAGCTCTGTAGCTGTTAGAAGATTTGGCGGCATATTAGTTAGCGTTCTTGCACTATTTGTTCCCTCACCAAAAGCATAACCAACTTCAAGTGCAGATTTAATTTCAAGGCTTTCTTCACTTTCAGTTAATACTGAGATAGTTTCAATATTTTTTTCAGGTTCATTTGACTTTTGTTTATAATCTAAAATCTTATAAGTTGATAAGGAAAAAGCTTCTGCAAGAGCATGTGCTGCTTCAACGTCGTTCATTCTTTCATTTGAAAACGTGTCAATCGCTACACTTATATGTTGGAGCTTTGCTTGTTGAATCGTCTGAAATAATTCTCCAAAAGCTCTTTTCACTCGAAAAAATGTAATGTCTGCTTCTTTCCCTAAGCCAACAAAGAAGATACGTTTTACAGCAAGTTTTCCAAGGGTATGTAGTTTAGTAACGGATTTATATTTTGTTGAGAGATCTCCGTCTTTCATTAACTCTGTTATTTGACCATTTAATTTCTCGTCAAGTTCTTTGGCATATCCAGTGAGTTTGCTCGTTTTTTGATATAGCCCAATAACTAATGTATCGTTATCGTTAAGTTCAATTGTATTTGCTGCATGTATAACTTTAAACATTCATAGCACCTCCATTATGTATGTATATCTATTGTATAGTACATATTTAAAAAAGTGTAATAAGACAAATCCAACTAACGAACTTCACCTTATTCTGACAATGTATATGCTATAATGAAGAAAATCTTTTTAACAATTTTCTTTATATTAGGAGTTTTATAATACATAATTGCCCTAAAAACGAAAGGAGCTTAATCTTGGAATTATTGTACAACTTTCCTTTACTCGCTGCACTGGCAGCCATTTTCTTTGCACAGTTTATTAAGGTACCGATTTATTTCTTTGTTTCAAAGAGGCTGGATTGGTCACTAATTACAAGTACCGGCGGTATGCCAAGCTCTCATTCGGCAGCTGTAACTGCACTTTCAACAGGAGTTGCTCTTGATCACGGACTTGGTTCATCCATTTTTGCTATTTCTGCTATCTTTGCGATCATCACGATGTTTGATGCAACAGGAGTAAGACGTCATGCCGGTGAACAAGCAACCGTTCTTAATCAGCTTGTTCTTGACTTTAACCGCTTTGTTGAGGAAGCCAAAGTATGGCCTAAAAAAGCTGAACAAGATAAACAAAAAAAGTTGAAGGAGCTACTTGGACATCAGCCGATTGAAGTGTTTTTTGGAGGATTAACCGGTATTCTTCTTGCACTATTGTTACACTACCTTTTTGTTTTGTAAGGAGGCTTTAAATGAGGCTTATATCCATCTGTCCCAGCAATACGGAGCTTGCAGTTTATCTTGGTTTAAAGGAGCAATTAGTCGCCCTGGATGATTTCTCTGATTGGCCGCTGGATTTATCACATCTTCCACGTTTAGGCCCAGACCTTTCCATTAATATGGATATGTTGGAATCTTATCTTCCTGACTTGGTGCTAGCTTCTCTTAGTGTACCTGGAATGGAAAAAAACATTGAAGAATTGGAAAAGAGGAAAATTCCACATATTGTTTTTAATCCTCAGTCATTTCAAGACATTTGCGATGATCTTCACACATTAAGTAAATTAACCGGAAAGCAAAAGGAAGCTGAAGGTGTTATTAAAGACTTTCAAGCTACTCTTCAATCATATAAGGAAATTTCTGATGGGATACAGAACCCACCTTCCATTTTTTTTGAATGGTGGCCGAACCCAATTTTTTCTCCTGGTCAAATCAACTGGTTAACTGAGCTAAGCAGATTAGCAGGAGCAAGAAACATTTTTGAAGATGTTGAATTAGCTAGCGTGCAGACAACATGGGAAGATGTTCTGAATCGAAACCCAGAATATTTTTGTTTATGCTGGGTCGGAGTTAAGCAATCTAGAATGAAATTGACACATGTACTAAAAAGGGAAAGGGCACAAACCCTTCGAGCCGTTCAAAATAACCAACTCCATTTATTAGAGGAATCATTGTTTTGCCGTCCCTCTCCACGGCTTCTCCTTGGTTTACAAAAGCTCGCCTATTTGTTGCATCCTGATATTTATCCCCGTCCTAATTAAAAGACAAAAAGCTAATGCTCTTTTCATTAGCTTTTTGTCTTATTTTTTATATATTTTTGCCTAAACACTTGCATTGATTCATCTTCATTTAAGTTTTTTAATTGTTCTTCCGTTAATGTTCCATCACCCATTTGAACAACGTATACTTCTATTTGCTTTTTACCCCAATTATTATAAACCTCTTTTACGGTTTCATAATATAAATCTAATTTGTTTCCTTTAATGGCTCCACCCTTGTCCGCTACCACTCCATATCCGTAGCCTGGGATAAAAAGTATGGTACCAATTGGGAAAACATCTAAATCTGCAGCAACTGTCGAATATAGATCTCTTTTTACTTTTACCCCTGAATAGGTAATCCCATAGCTAGGATGATCGGGATGTTTACCAGTAGACTCAACACCTGCCGTATAACCAGTTGCTACCACTTTTCTTGTCGGATATTGAGACCAGTCAATTGCTTCTTCCAGTGAAACTTCTTGATTAATTGCTTCAACACTCGAAGACACTTGTGTTCTAATCGATGGTTCACTGTTCATGGCTTTAAAAGTAAGTCCTAAAAAACGGAAAGTTTCATTTTCTTCAGCTTCAGTGTGTGTATGAACTAGTTTTTCATTAAAATCCTCATTATGATTATAATACCAATTGGAGAGATCTTTAGCCTCAACACCTGAAATTGCGCTATATGTTGTTGTTAATGCTCCCAGAAATAATAATGTCATGATTAGTCTTCTACTAACTCTCTTTATACTGATCATATGTTTCTTAAACACTCCTCTCACAAATCTATTCGTTCCCAGATTGTGAGAAAAGTATTCAAAATGGAGAAAAGTAAATTTTACCATATCTGTTTTTTATTGATTTCTAAAAGCGAAAAAAGCCTGACATTCCGTTGTCAGACTTTTTGGTAGAAAATATATTAAAACATCTGATATCCGCTTTTACGAAGCATTTTAATAATAACCCCTGAGAGAATCGCACCGATCAGTCCGCAGGATAAAATTAATAAATCTGCTAAAGCTAATGACATCATTTTATCCCCTAATTGTGAAAACGAATCACTAGGGCTTCTAAAATACTCTATAAATTTGACGTTATCAACTATGAAAATGCATACAATTGGATACACAATAGCCATAATCCAAGACATGCGTAAAAGCATATTCAATAAAAACCCAATACCAAAAAATAATACTAAAAATAATAACATGGATATTAATAAAACCGGTAAGCTCAACATGCCTATCACCTCCATTACACCACTATTAAGTGTACTGAACTAACGATAGACAGTCAATGCTTTGTCAGTGAACGTTTTATGACTTCTTCCCAGTGCCATCACAGTTATTACATGTTTCAGAGCCACCTAGTATTAGTTGAAAATACCCTTTCCCAGAACAATATGGGCATTCCTTTGTTTCAACCTTTGTTGTGTTCATTTCTGTCTCCCCTTTAGGATAGTAGTGGTTTTTAATAATATACCAATTAT
This genomic stretch from Metabacillus sp. B2-18 harbors:
- a CDS encoding sulfite oxidase-like oxidoreductase, giving the protein MYFGKKRKTSSSDRVPPNQNVTTTFPVLHTGNVPYYEDIEKWNLQIYGLVENPKLYTLHDLKTHFPQSNLTNDIHCVTGWSKLDVSWQGIKTRDLLKDIKFKPKANFVIIHAEEGWTTNLPLADFMKETSLLAYAYNDEPLTPEHGFPLRAVIPHLYFWKSAKWVRGIQFTEKNHPGFWERNGYHMQGDPWEEERFSFD
- a CDS encoding biotin transporter BioY, encoding MKKKLTTYDLALVGMFAALMAIGANITSWAPFLEVAGVPLSMQPFFCILAGLLLGSRLGALSMIVYALVGMAGAPVFAQFSGGIGVIFGSTGGFIMSYIVAAYAAGKVIEFSKEKKLPTFMTASFVGISLIYLVGTTYMWLALNVWINAPMSYGAAWAIMAWFIVKDVAFTVLGAFIAPRIYFAVSKATSKRIAA
- a CDS encoding DUF6241 domain-containing protein; amino-acid sequence: MSWMKENKILVASVIVGAICLGCFSVIMLDMVNSKAVSTAQADIEEQTSKEKVDKASEEVNLDENPFGGKDTTELTEEDILNYLHGMSHQKVIAEEKWLHYEMTTERINYLIAVVETGQYENEEVFLDILHRWSVDDFSEADKDHNKIWRIQGGTIGEATGVMTAEQEQLYLEENKGSIE
- a CDS encoding Na+/H+ antiporter family protein → MNAVIIAVFAMLILSLLRTNVVFALVIGALIGGLTGGLDLATTVDTFTAGLGGNATVALSYALLGAFAVALTSSGLPDAMVSSVIKVVGRDGDTRRKALSKALIVFMILIMAIFSQNVIPVHIAFIPVLIPPLLKVLNELQVDRRLIATVLTFGLITPYMFLPVGFGAIFHEIMQTNMRESGLTVSLADIPSAMAIPAIGMVCGLLIAVFFTYRKKRQYETREMAGQQSGQTYTKKSITVAIVSILVSLSVQLYLSQKLGVEGMIFGALAGLSVLFLGGVLKRNEADSIVTSGMKMMAFIGFVMITASGFASVLKETGHVEKLVEDAANLIGGNQTIGAILMLIVGLLITMGIGSSFSTIPIITTIFVPLCLELGFSPMATIAIVGTAAALGDAGSPASDSTLGPTSGLAADGNHHHIWDTCVPTFVHYNIPLIIFGWIAAVLL
- a CDS encoding IS3 family transposase — encoded protein: MKREISTGNEAAWRKRIGSRNAKKLAKKKRFSLEEKIQEIRLWAHEGFPIKLLTKAVEVPRSLYYYHINKQKEKTVVKKGRPYPGYSKTHTGVMVPDEKIEEILMEAVEGEEGVYGYHKLTEYLRDTFNLNINHKKVYRMCGELGILLPRRKASSFPRRLAKQHYINGPNQLWQLDIKYGSINGSGRFFFLACAIDVFDRCIVGYYRGPVCKAKDITNMLQEALLKRQVHLPQEEEKFSLIIRTDNGPQFTSYDFGEFCEHHKVFHERIPPKSPNLNAFIESFHSIIERECYQRYIFDSFDEAYLRVDEYIEFYNKRRYHGSLNYMSPLQFNKQYMETGFIEEMAISL
- a CDS encoding transposase, with the translated sequence MPKKKIDVIEDVKKKYVRIALETGNLTSTARKAGITRETLRKWMKEYEDDVQEIMEKEGTTVLSENPSKDELKEKYQQAMKLLGEKELEVAMLRNLLKKSDSR
- a CDS encoding leucyl aminopeptidase, producing the protein MFKVIHAANTIELNDNDTLVIGLYQKTSKLTGYAKELDEKLNGQITELMKDGDLSTKYKSVTKLHTLGKLAVKRIFFVGLGKEADITFFRVKRAFGELFQTIQQAKLQHISVAIDTFSNERMNDVEAAHALAEAFSLSTYKILDYKQKSNEPEKNIETISVLTESEESLEIKSALEVGYAFGEGTNSARTLTNMPPNLLTATELASYSIELAKRYQFEYEVLEKEDMERLGMGALLAVNKGSEEPPKMIVLKYQGKEEWTDVIGLVGKGITYDTGGYSIKPKDGIVGMKTDMGGAASVLGAMQIIGEMKPEQNVVAVIPSTDNMISGGAFKPDDVIVSLSGKTIEVLNTDAEGRLALADGITYAKFHGANYLVDVATLTGGVIIALGTETTGAMTNNEEFFEQVLQASHECDEPVWRLPIFEGDKKRVRNSKMADLNNSPGREGHAIMAGTFIGEFAEGTPWVHLDIAGTATTSQKSELGPTGATGVMARTLATLVENFEVK
- a CDS encoding divergent PAP2 family protein gives rise to the protein MELLYNFPLLAALAAIFFAQFIKVPIYFFVSKRLDWSLITSTGGMPSSHSAAVTALSTGVALDHGLGSSIFAISAIFAIITMFDATGVRRHAGEQATVLNQLVLDFNRFVEEAKVWPKKAEQDKQKKLKELLGHQPIEVFFGGLTGILLALLLHYLFVL
- a CDS encoding cobalamin-binding protein, producing the protein MRLISICPSNTELAVYLGLKEQLVALDDFSDWPLDLSHLPRLGPDLSINMDMLESYLPDLVLASLSVPGMEKNIEELEKRKIPHIVFNPQSFQDICDDLHTLSKLTGKQKEAEGVIKDFQATLQSYKEISDGIQNPPSIFFEWWPNPIFSPGQINWLTELSRLAGARNIFEDVELASVQTTWEDVLNRNPEYFCLCWVGVKQSRMKLTHVLKRERAQTLRAVQNNQLHLLEESLFCRPSPRLLLGLQKLAYLLHPDIYPRPN
- a CDS encoding 3D domain-containing protein: MISIKRVSRRLIMTLLFLGALTTTYSAISGVEAKDLSNWYYNHNEDFNEKLVHTHTEAEENETFRFLGLTFKAMNSEPSIRTQVSSSVEAINQEVSLEEAIDWSQYPTRKVVATGYTAGVESTGKHPDHPSYGITYSGVKVKRDLYSTVAADLDVFPIGTILFIPGYGYGVVADKGGAIKGNKLDLYYETVKEVYNNWGKKQIEVYVVQMGDGTLTEEQLKNLNEDESMQVFRQKYIKNKTKS
- a CDS encoding YuiB family protein, translated to MLSLPVLLISMLLFLVLFFGIGFLLNMLLRMSWIMAIVYPIVCIFIVDNVKFIEYFRSPSDSFSQLGDKMMSLALADLLILSCGLIGAILSGVIIKMLRKSGYQMF
- a CDS encoding YuiA family protein gives rise to the protein MNTTKVETKECPYCSGKGYFQLILGGSETCNNCDGTGKKS